Proteins encoded within one genomic window of Leptolyngbya sp. SIO1E4:
- a CDS encoding antibiotic biosynthesis monooxygenase → MSKLTITGNILAKPDKIALVKTELEKLIPITRAEAGCIQYDLHQDNENPAYFMFYENWESRELWQTHMNASHLTAYMEATEGAVEKFWLHEMTHIA, encoded by the coding sequence ACCGGCAACATCCTTGCCAAACCCGACAAGATTGCTCTGGTCAAAACCGAGCTAGAGAAGCTAATTCCAATCACGCGGGCGGAAGCAGGCTGCATTCAATACGACCTGCATCAGGACAACGAAAATCCAGCCTACTTCATGTTCTATGAAAACTGGGAGTCCCGTGAACTCTGGCAGACCCACATGAACGCGTCACATCTAACGGCATATATGGAAGCCACTGAAGGTGCCGTTGAAAAATTTTGGCTCCATGAGATGACACACATCGCCTGA